In a single window of the Gossypium hirsutum isolate 1008001.06 chromosome D02, Gossypium_hirsutum_v2.1, whole genome shotgun sequence genome:
- the LOC107909288 gene encoding mannan endo-1,4-beta-mannosidase 2 isoform X2 translates to MKKDLRSHWSLRKMVTRNGMLYPILGFASCVAFLYMSFGDLKLSANFTKGPRFSFVERNGTQFFLNGKPLYINGWNSYWLMAHSVDESSRPKVSAMLQAGAKMGLTVCRTWAFNDGGYNALQISPGQFDERVFKALDYVIAEARQQGIRLLLSLVNNLQPYGGKTQYVNWAWQEGVGLSSSNDSFFFDPSIRKYFKNYVLTVLTRKNTITGIQYRNDPTIFAWELINEPRCMTDPSGDTLQDWVEEMSAFIKSIDKNHLLTIGLEGFYGPSSPKKATVNPEQWASALGADFMRNSNITNVDFASVHIYPDQWFHGLGFEEKRNYVSKWMHSHIEDCDKELKKPVMFTEYGLSDQNKDFQLSQREQLYRTIQDIIYKSAKKKGSGAGALVWQFFVEGMQEYSDDFGMVPWQSPPIYKLTIEHSCKLARIQGLIQENGNLKQLCSKRK, encoded by the exons ATGAAGAAGGATCTGCGTTCACATTGGAGTTTAAG GAAGATGGTGACTAGAAATGGGATGTTATACCCAATTCTTGGATTTGCATCATGTGTGGCTTTTCTTTACATGTCTTTTGGTGACTTGAAGCTTAGTGCTAATTTCACCAAGGGACCGAGGTTTAGTTTTGTGGAAAGGAATGGGACTCAATTCTTTTTGAATGGTAAACCATTATACATTAATGGATGGAATTCTTACTGGTTAATGGCCCATTCTGTGGACGAAAGCAGTAGACCTAAGGTCAGTGCAATGTTGCAAGCTGGTGCAAAGATGGGTCTTACTGTTTGTAGAACTTGGGCCTTTAATGATGGAGGTTATAATGCTCTCCAGATTTCCCCTGGCCAATTTGATGAGCGAGTTTTCAAG GCCTTGGATTATGTCATTGCAGAAGCAAGGCAACAAGGAATTAGGCTGCTTCTCAGCTTGGTAAATAACTTGCAACCATATGGCGGAAAGACGCAGTATGTCAACTGGGCATGGCAAGAAGGCGTTGGTTTGAGCTCTTCTAATGATTCCTTCTTCTTTGATCCATCTATCCGCAAATATTTCAAGAATTATGTCCTG ACTGTCCTTACCAGGAAGAACACTATCACTGGAATTCAATATCGGAATGATCCCACCATCTTTGCTTGGGAGTTGATAAATGAACCCCGTTGCATGACTGATCCTTCTGGGGATACTCTTCAA GATTGGGTAGAAGAGATGTCGGCTTTCATAAAATCAATCGACAAAAACCATCTCTTGACCATTGGCTTAGAAGGATTTTACGGTCCTTCAAGCCCCAAAAAGGCAACTGTGAATCCAGAACAGTGGGCCTCGGCCCTTGGAGCTGATTTTATGCGCAACTCGAACATTACAAATGTTGATTTTGCCTCTGTTCATATATACCCCGACCAGTG GTTTCATGGTCTTGGGTTCGAAGAAAAACGGAACTATGTTTCCAAGTGGATGCACTCGCACATTGAAGATTGTGACAAGGAACTGAAGAAGCCAGTTATGTTCACCGAATACGGTCTGTCAGACCAGAACAAAGACTTCCAGCTATCCCAAAGAGAGCAGCTTTATAGAACCATTCAGGACATCATTTATAAATCTGCAAAGAAGAAAGGGTCGGGGGCAGGTGCTTTAGTCTGGCAGTTCTTTGTAGAAGGAATGCAGGAATATAGTGATGATTTCGGGATGGTACCATGGCAGTCCCCGCCAATTTACAAACTCACCATAGAACACTCGTGCAAATTGGCTAGAATCCAAGGACTTATTCAAGAAAACGGAAACCTCAAACAACTGTGTTCCAAGAGAAAGTAA
- the LOC107909288 gene encoding mannan endo-1,4-beta-mannosidase 2 isoform X1 — protein MKKDLRSHWSLRFLIIYRKMVTRNGMLYPILGFASCVAFLYMSFGDLKLSANFTKGPRFSFVERNGTQFFLNGKPLYINGWNSYWLMAHSVDESSRPKVSAMLQAGAKMGLTVCRTWAFNDGGYNALQISPGQFDERVFKALDYVIAEARQQGIRLLLSLVNNLQPYGGKTQYVNWAWQEGVGLSSSNDSFFFDPSIRKYFKNYVLTVLTRKNTITGIQYRNDPTIFAWELINEPRCMTDPSGDTLQDWVEEMSAFIKSIDKNHLLTIGLEGFYGPSSPKKATVNPEQWASALGADFMRNSNITNVDFASVHIYPDQWFHGLGFEEKRNYVSKWMHSHIEDCDKELKKPVMFTEYGLSDQNKDFQLSQREQLYRTIQDIIYKSAKKKGSGAGALVWQFFVEGMQEYSDDFGMVPWQSPPIYKLTIEHSCKLARIQGLIQENGNLKQLCSKRK, from the exons ATGAAGAAGGATCTGCGTTCACATTGGAGTTTAAG GTTCCTTATTATATATAGGAAGATGGTGACTAGAAATGGGATGTTATACCCAATTCTTGGATTTGCATCATGTGTGGCTTTTCTTTACATGTCTTTTGGTGACTTGAAGCTTAGTGCTAATTTCACCAAGGGACCGAGGTTTAGTTTTGTGGAAAGGAATGGGACTCAATTCTTTTTGAATGGTAAACCATTATACATTAATGGATGGAATTCTTACTGGTTAATGGCCCATTCTGTGGACGAAAGCAGTAGACCTAAGGTCAGTGCAATGTTGCAAGCTGGTGCAAAGATGGGTCTTACTGTTTGTAGAACTTGGGCCTTTAATGATGGAGGTTATAATGCTCTCCAGATTTCCCCTGGCCAATTTGATGAGCGAGTTTTCAAG GCCTTGGATTATGTCATTGCAGAAGCAAGGCAACAAGGAATTAGGCTGCTTCTCAGCTTGGTAAATAACTTGCAACCATATGGCGGAAAGACGCAGTATGTCAACTGGGCATGGCAAGAAGGCGTTGGTTTGAGCTCTTCTAATGATTCCTTCTTCTTTGATCCATCTATCCGCAAATATTTCAAGAATTATGTCCTG ACTGTCCTTACCAGGAAGAACACTATCACTGGAATTCAATATCGGAATGATCCCACCATCTTTGCTTGGGAGTTGATAAATGAACCCCGTTGCATGACTGATCCTTCTGGGGATACTCTTCAA GATTGGGTAGAAGAGATGTCGGCTTTCATAAAATCAATCGACAAAAACCATCTCTTGACCATTGGCTTAGAAGGATTTTACGGTCCTTCAAGCCCCAAAAAGGCAACTGTGAATCCAGAACAGTGGGCCTCGGCCCTTGGAGCTGATTTTATGCGCAACTCGAACATTACAAATGTTGATTTTGCCTCTGTTCATATATACCCCGACCAGTG GTTTCATGGTCTTGGGTTCGAAGAAAAACGGAACTATGTTTCCAAGTGGATGCACTCGCACATTGAAGATTGTGACAAGGAACTGAAGAAGCCAGTTATGTTCACCGAATACGGTCTGTCAGACCAGAACAAAGACTTCCAGCTATCCCAAAGAGAGCAGCTTTATAGAACCATTCAGGACATCATTTATAAATCTGCAAAGAAGAAAGGGTCGGGGGCAGGTGCTTTAGTCTGGCAGTTCTTTGTAGAAGGAATGCAGGAATATAGTGATGATTTCGGGATGGTACCATGGCAGTCCCCGCCAATTTACAAACTCACCATAGAACACTCGTGCAAATTGGCTAGAATCCAAGGACTTATTCAAGAAAACGGAAACCTCAAACAACTGTGTTCCAAGAGAAAGTAA
- the LOC107909285 gene encoding uncharacterized protein: MGLSMFFVICILHSAIAITSGSLIMFCLNEINIFAHGVQTAEKLLGSTPHDQLLIQTSNSFVGLLLFVIGFLVFMVAFVKDKEFQSFFAKGCILIHLSMALWRVNFERRLEDLAWDWPRQVVGDILLALSWVFFLLYTWREKYD; encoded by the coding sequence ATGGGCTTGTCAATGTTCTTCGTGATCTGCATTCTTCACTCCGCGATCGCAATAACGAGTGGGTCCTTGATCATGTTCTGTCTCAACGAGATCAACATCTTTGCTCACGGTGTTCAAACGGCTGAAAAGCTTTTAGGGTCAACCCCACATGATCAACTCTTGATTCAGACATCCAATTCTTTTGTTGGTTTGCTTCTTTTCGTGATTGGGTTCTTGGTTTTCATGGTAGCCTTTGTGAAGGATAAAGAGTTCCAGAGCTTCTTCGCCAAAGGGTGTATACTCATTCATTTATCAATGGCTCTTTGGAGGGTTAATTTTGAGAGAAGGTTAGAGGATTTGGCTTGGGATTGGCCAAGACAAGTGGTTGGTGATATTTTGCTAGCTCTTTCTTGGGTCTTTTTTTTACTCTACACATGGAGGGAGAAGTATGATTAG
- the LOC107909286 gene encoding uncharacterized protein produces the protein MEAPPSTSPTSPPPLLPPPSSSSSSYTLFITIMSKRRTWVFLFVLVYAILLASLWNSLKSILSWYKHQAQPSSSGWPALYASVLLGAVFGLLSMVAALAVAVPATLVTWITVLVLLAFFGKPKRTLVLEGRKITREIVGFVFKILLKEGNLVAAVCAVLGYFALIRKNSGE, from the coding sequence ATGGAAGCGCCACCGTCCACTTCTCCAACATCGCCACCACCTCTTCTTCCTCCTCCGTCATCGTCATCATCATCGTACACGTTATTTATAACGATTATGAGCAAAAGGAGAACATGGGTATTTCTGTTTGTGCTAGTTTACGCCATCCTTTTAGCTTCTTTGTGGAATTCCCTCAAATCGATACTTTCTTGGTACAAACACCAAGCCCAACCCTCTTCTTCTGGTTGGCCTGCCCTCTATGCATCTGTTCTTCTCGGTGCAGTTTTTGGGCTGCTCTCCATGGTTGCAGCTCTGGCTGTGGCTGTGCCAGCCACTTTGGTCACCTGGATCACCGTTCTGGTTTTGCTTGCTTTCTTTGGGAAACCAAAGAGGACCTTGGTGCTGGAAGGAAGGAAAATTACTAGAGAGATCGTTGGGTTTGTGTTCAAGATTTTGTTAAAGGAAGGGAACCTTGTAGCTGCTGTTTGTGCCGTTTTGGGTTACTTTGCACTTATCAGGAAGAATTCTGGTGAGTGA
- the LOC107909289 gene encoding uncharacterized protein produces MVVPLGPGKFYGSSLPRPRIYNETRFNSERVNPPVPVLDPLLSWANEAHWSMGGLSFKRLRLQGRIEGNVQRLKAQRDKFINNKDPIPKKNNSDASLSPPPAPVAVKRKRFLDLNDEDEEDVESENEDNEIVMNREEKRILRKGAVRKLGDDFERVAKDKDSGVASGGKRGFSDGIGIDVMKIVEEVNVESEEIKKKKKRIVKGLKKGTDEVQSGTGTTTRASPRLAKRGC; encoded by the coding sequence ATGGTGGTTCCTCTCGGCCCCGGCAAGTTCTACGGCAGCAGTCTTCCTCGGCCCCGTATCTACAACGAAACCAGGTTCAACTCCGAACGCGTAAATCCTCCGGTTCCAGTTCTTGATCCGCTGCTCTCTTGGGCCAATGAAGCGCACTGGTCCATGGGTGGTCTCAGTTTCAAGCGCCTCCGTCTCCAAGGCCGCATCGAAGGCAACGTCCAGAGACTGAAGGCCCAGCGCGACAAGTTCATTAATAACAAGGATCCTATCCCTAAGAAAAACAATAGCGATGCTTCTTTATCCCCTCCTCCTGCTCCTGTGGCCGTCAAGAGGAAGAGATTCTTGGACCTTAATGATGAGGACGAGGAGGACGTAGAGAGTGAAAATGAAGACAATGAGATTGTGATGAACAGAGAAGAGAAGAGGATACTGAGGAAAGGCGCAGTGAGGAAGCTGGGAGATGATTTCGAGAGAGTGGCTAAGGATAAGGATAGCGGCGTTGCGAGTGGAGGAAAGAGGGGTTTTAGTGATGGGATCGGCATTGACGTGATGAAGATTGTGGAAGAGGTTAATGTTGAGTCAGaggagataaagaagaagaaaaagaggattGTAAAGGGTTTGAAGAAGGGTACAGATGAGGTGCAGAGTGGAACAGGGACAACGACAAGGGCCTCCCCTAGACTGGCAAAACGAGGTTGCTAG
- the LOC107907780 gene encoding uncharacterized protein, translated as MKFMCWNCRGLGNLAKIRELKQLLVANNPDLIFLSETKMSANEFQRVQNKCRWQNGLTVNSEGRSGGLALMWRDGMNVSIQNYSKHHIDSMVKLDNNKTIRVTGFYGHANPNHRSSSWDILRRVGESVREEWVVGGDFNAILNDAEKEGGRKRVRGQMNEFKDVMDDMALVDIKPDSGWFTWVNNRDKGSLIKERLDRFLTSVSVVESFPFIATKVVRQTQSDHDAIILDLWGRKLKAYLIDNRLSFKFDVCWSGDEKAKNIVGRAWNMEGTDYGDKIERVRVALGPWQDKKYGKIKNEIRKLETD; from the coding sequence ATGAAGTTCATGTGCTGGAATTGTCGCGGTTTGGGGAACCTAGCAAAAATAAGGGAGTTAAAGCAACTTCTTGTTGCCAACAACCCTGATCTCATCTTTCTTAGCGAAACGAAAATGTCTGCTAATGAATTTCAAAGGGTTCAAAACAAGTGTAGGTGGCAAAATGGATTAACTGTTAATTCAGAAGGACGGAGTGGGGGTCTTGCACTGATGTGGAGGGATGGGATGAACGTGTCTATCCAAAACTACTCTAAGCATCATATTGATTCCATGGTCAAGCTGGACAATAATAAAACCATACGTGTTACGGGTTTTTATGGGCATGCGAATCCGAATCATAGAAGCAGCTCATGGGATATTTTGCGGAGGGTTGGGGAATCGGTTAGGGAGGAGTGGGTGGTTGGGGGAGATTTTAATGCCATACTGAATGATGCTGAGAAAGAAGGTGGACGCAAGAGAGTGAGGGGCCAAATGAATGAGTTTAAAGATGTTATGGACGATATGGCTCTGGTGGATATTAAACCTGATAGCGGATGGTTTACGTGGGTCAATAATAGAGATAAGGGAAGCTTGATAAAGGAGAGACTTGACAGATTCCTCACCTCGGTTTCTGTGGTTGAAAGCTTCCCTTTTATAGCTACCAAAGTGGTGAGACAAACCCAGTCTGATCATGATGCTATTATCTTAGATTTATGGGGTCGAAAACTGAAAGCTTACTTGATAGACAATAGACTGAGTTTCAAGTTCGATGTGTGTTGGAGTGGTGATGAGAAAGCAAAAAATATTGTTGGAAGAGCTTGGAACATGGAGGGTACTGATTATGGGGATAAGATCGAAAGGGTTAGGGTGGCCCTTGGCCCATGGCAGGACaagaaatatggaaaaataaagaATGAAATAAGGAAATTGGAAACAGATTGA
- the LOC121214787 gene encoding uncharacterized protein, with the protein MRVLDKRAMADLMTTLWNYWNNRNNYIFRGKVEEAKQIWERASSLNKEFRICNMSNVPLLSQNIVEKRWKKPPKDVLKINFDATVGENKTGYGMVIRDEEGFVLGGGGGIKEGRRSVEEAECMAFEESIKMACRLNIKDHVLFETDHVGLVNRLSNSANDVTTIGARIKDCTAAFNSFKSASLIWTERSCNTVAHLIC; encoded by the coding sequence ATGCGCGTCCTTGATAAGAGAGCTATGGCCGATTTGATGACAACTTTATGGAACTACTGGAACAACAGAAACAACTACATTTTCAGGGGAAAAGTAGAGGAGGCTAAGCAGATATGGGAAAGAGCCAGCAGTCTGAATAAAGAATTTCGAATATGCAACATGTCGAATGTACCATTACTATCACAGAATATCGTGGAGAAAAGGTGGAAAAAACCTCCAAAGGAtgtccttaaaataaattttgatgctACAGTCGGTGAAAACAAAACCGGATATGGGATGGTTATAAGAGATGAGGAAGGATTTGTTTTAGGTGGCGGGGGAGGCATCAAAGAAGGAAGGCGGTCGGTGGAAGAGGCCGAATGCATGGCTTTTGAAGAAAGCATTAAAATGGCTTGTAGGTTAAATATAAAAGACCACGTTCTTTTTGAGACAGATCACGTGGGACTGGTCAACAGATTAAGTAATTCAGCCAATGACGTCACCACGATAGGCGCACGGATCAAGGATTGCACTGCTGCCTTCAATTCCTTTAAATCTGCCAGTTTAATTTGGACCGAACGGTCTTGTAATACTGTAGCtcatttaatttgttaa